In Aerosakkonema funiforme FACHB-1375, the following are encoded in one genomic region:
- a CDS encoding AIPR family protein, translated as MDKILENYIQNFVNESDLAHLEEATAFEHFVNHTILSKNHPDPFDVETTTIGGGNDNAIDGIAILVNDHLVTSEEEVDYFRKNLRRFDIKFIFIQSKTSAKFDSGDLGNFLFGVRSFFEEQPTIPMNPQLTNLRTLKDYIYKFSIDMDKSPVCEMYYVTTGTWTGDPNLEGRVQVEKAALEATKLFSLVRFVPVDSEHLKRLYLELRRKISKEINFEKHTAMPSIGEVHQAYIGILPASEYLKLITDTDGNLVRSLFYDNVRDFQGNNLVNQEIKTTINDPAQSDRFALLNNGITVVARKVNQVGSRFTITDYQIVNGCQTSHVIFLNKEALTEKMFIPLKLIVTDNTEVTNQIIRATNRQTQVYVEAFESTKPFHKHLEEFYNTFKSERPLYYERRSKQYDGLAIKPTQIISLATQVKCFLGMFLNEPQSTHRYYGELLKSYEGKLFQEEHNPYPYYCSSYAYALLERFFEQKELNAKNYRAFRFHFLMLFRLLTETNTLPYLNSNKKIEKYCDNIREILWDEARAIEVFKKATNLIEQALLKVTYNRFEATRRKAFTTDLINLLNEETTIKEQSKVSERPKLRVIAAQVEREQGKVKWFSDIKGFGFIQGNHPQDIFIHFSDIRGAEQRLYCGDVVEFVLFTNEKGLNAKAVEIVKRATS; from the coding sequence ATGGATAAAATTTTAGAAAACTACATTCAAAACTTTGTTAATGAGAGTGACCTTGCTCACCTTGAAGAAGCAACGGCTTTTGAGCATTTTGTCAATCATACAATTCTTTCAAAAAATCATCCCGATCCTTTTGATGTTGAAACAACAACAATTGGTGGGGGCAATGATAATGCTATTGATGGAATAGCAATTCTCGTTAACGATCACTTAGTCACATCAGAAGAAGAAGTAGATTATTTTCGTAAAAATCTTCGTCGATTTGATATAAAATTTATTTTTATCCAATCGAAAACTTCAGCTAAATTTGACTCAGGAGATTTAGGAAACTTCCTATTTGGTGTTCGTAGCTTTTTTGAAGAGCAACCTACTATTCCTATGAACCCACAACTGACAAATCTTCGCACACTTAAAGACTACATCTACAAGTTTAGCATTGATATGGATAAATCCCCTGTTTGTGAAATGTACTATGTCACAACAGGCACTTGGACGGGAGATCCAAATTTAGAAGGTAGGGTACAGGTCGAAAAAGCTGCTCTTGAAGCGACTAAACTCTTTAGTTTGGTACGCTTTGTCCCAGTTGATAGTGAACATCTTAAACGGCTTTATTTAGAACTTCGGCGGAAAATCTCTAAGGAGATTAACTTTGAGAAACATACAGCTATGCCGTCAATTGGTGAAGTTCATCAAGCATACATTGGAATCCTGCCAGCCTCAGAGTACTTAAAGCTGATTACAGACACAGATGGCAATCTCGTCAGGAGCCTTTTTTATGATAATGTTCGAGACTTTCAAGGTAATAATCTTGTCAATCAAGAAATTAAGACAACGATAAACGACCCGGCTCAAAGTGATAGATTTGCCCTTTTGAATAATGGAATTACAGTAGTTGCAAGAAAAGTTAATCAAGTAGGTTCACGCTTTACCATTACAGATTATCAAATTGTAAATGGCTGTCAAACAAGTCATGTAATTTTCCTCAACAAAGAGGCTCTTACTGAAAAGATGTTTATACCCTTAAAATTGATTGTTACTGATAACACTGAAGTCACAAATCAGATTATTCGGGCAACCAACAGACAAACTCAGGTTTATGTTGAAGCGTTTGAGTCCACTAAACCTTTTCATAAACATCTTGAAGAGTTTTATAACACATTTAAGAGCGAACGACCGTTGTACTATGAACGGCGTTCAAAACAATATGATGGATTAGCGATAAAACCAACACAAATTATTTCGCTTGCCACACAAGTCAAGTGTTTTCTAGGGATGTTTCTTAACGAACCGCAAAGTACTCACCGTTACTATGGCGAATTATTGAAGTCTTATGAAGGTAAACTCTTTCAAGAAGAGCATAATCCTTACCCTTACTACTGTAGTAGTTATGCCTATGCCTTACTTGAACGATTTTTTGAGCAAAAGGAATTGAATGCTAAAAATTATCGTGCATTCCGCTTTCACTTTTTGATGTTATTCCGTTTGCTTACCGAAACAAATACTTTACCCTATTTGAACAGCAATAAAAAAATTGAAAAGTATTGCGATAATATACGCGAAATATTATGGGATGAAGCTAGAGCTATTGAGGTCTTTAAGAAAGCCACTAATCTAATTGAGCAAGCACTATTAAAAGTGACTTACAATCGGTTTGAAGCTACTCGTCGTAAAGCTTTTACGACTGACCTGATTAACCTTCTTAATGAGGAAACTACAATTAAAGAACAATCTAAAGTTTCTGAACGACCCAAGCTTAGAGTTATTGCTGCTCAAGTTGAACGTGAACAAGGTAAGGTCAAGTGGTTTAGTGATATCAAAGGATTTGGTTTTATTCAGGGAAACCACCCACAAGATATTTTCATTCACTTTAGTGATATTCGTGGTGCTGAACAGAGGCTATATTGTGGAGATGTTGTTGAATTTGTACTATTCACAAATGAAAAAGGGTTAAACGCTAAAGCAGTTGAAATAGTCAAACGTGCCACTTCTTAA